The genomic stretch CGAAGCTCTTCAAAACGCATGTATCAGTGATGATTTCCTCAACGAAAACGAAGTAGGAATTTTTTACGGGAACGACAGCACTGCCGAAGCTGTAATTTCAGCCAGCGAAACTCTTCGTGAAAAAAAAGACACTGTTTTGTTGGGTTCGGGCTCTATCTTTCAGTCCATGAACTCAACGGTTACCATGAACCTTTCCGTAATTTTCCGTCTGAAAGGAATAAACTTTACCATAAGCGGAGCCTGTGCCAGCGGTTCGCATTCTATCGGCATGGGTTATGTAATGATAAAACATGGTTTGCAGGATATTATCATTTGCGGAGGTGCCCAGGAAATTAATCCTTACTCTATGGGCAGTTTTGATGCACTTAGTGCTTTTTCTATTCGGGAAGACGATCCTCAACATGCTTCACGTCCTTTCGATCGCGACCGCGATGGATTGGTCCCCAGCGGAGGAGCTGCTTCCGTGATTCTCGAAAACTACGATTCAGCCGTGAAACGCGGAGCCCCCATTCTTGCCGAAGTAGTAGGTTACGGCTTTTCGTCTAATGGCGAACACATCTCTCAACCTAATGTTGACGGAGCAGTACGTTCCATCGAAAAAGCGCTACGCGAAGCTCGTCTCTCCCCCGAACAAATTGATTATATTAATGCTCACGCCACATCAACACCCATCGGCGACATGAACGAAGCCATAGCCCTGCACAAAGTATTCGGAAATGCCCACCCTCTTTTAAGTTCTACAAAATCAATGACAGGGCATGAATGCTGGATGGCTGGTGCCAGTGAAATTGTATATTCTATGCTTATGATGCAACACAATTTTATTGCCCCCAATATTAATTTTGAAAATCCGGATGCATATTCTGCCCATTTGAATATTGTTACCGAAACTCTTGAAAAAAATATAAATATTTTCCTTTCCAACTCATTCGGTTTTGGCGGGACGAATTCAACTTTGATTGTTAAAAAGATTTAATGTACTTTTGCCCATTGCAATAAAATTCTCATGGTTAGGATAAATTCCAATATTCTTGGATGTATTTTTAATTATGAGGATTTTTAAGGATACCCGGAAAAAGAATTGGAACATTAAAAAACAAATTATATACGAATGAAAGAAGAGGAAATTATCGCAAAAATCAATGATATACTTATTGATGAATTTGAAATTGAGCCCGAACAACTACAACCCGATGCCAATTTAATGAAAACTCTCGAAATTGACAGTCTTGATCTGGTGGATCTGGTGGTTATCATCGAAAAAAATTTCGGGTTCAAAGTGAAAGCCGAAGAATTTGCCAACATTAAAGTTTTACAGGATTTTTACGATTATATCATTCTTCGCCTCAGCAACAGTACTTCAAACTAATCTACTTATTACCAAACCCTGAAGCATGAATTCGTGGAGTGGAAAAACACGTGGAGGAATTTGCGGATATAAGATATTTGTTTTTCTGTTACGGAACGTAGGTATCAGTGCGGCATATTTTCTGTTAAATTTTGTAGCCCTGTACTATTTTTTCTTCTCCCGTAAAGCCTTTAAATACCAATACTATCTTTTCCATACCATTTTTGGTTATTCGATAGCAAAAGCAATGCTATCAGTTTACAGGAATTTTATCTTACTTGGGCAAACACTCATTGATAAAGTATGCATACTTTCGGGTACTGCTACACATTTTACTTTCGATTTTGAAGGAGAAGAGCATCTCAGAAAAATAGCAAAGGATGGGAAAGGTGGTATACTGCTGAATGCTCATATTGGCAATTGGGAAACAGCCGGGCAACTGCTCAACCGATTGTCTTGTAACATAAACATCCTGCTGATGGACATTGAACACGAAAACATAAAACGTCTGCTCGATCAGGTCATGGTTGTCAAATCCGAAAACACACAGGTAAAAATTATCGTTGAAAAAAAAGATTTTTCACATCTTATCGAAATAAAAAAAACAATCCTGAATAATGAAATATTAGTTTTGCATGGTGACAGGTTTGTTCCCGGGATGAAAGTTCTTTCTACAACATTTATGGACAAAAAAGCAACATTTCCCTATGGTCCGTTTTTTCTTGCCGTACGTTTTGGGGTGCCGGTTTCCTTCGTTTTTGCATTGAAAGAACGAAAAAACCATTACCATTTTTTTGCAACACCGGCTAAAGTATACACTCCTGCAAATTCAACAATTACAGAAAGCGACTTGTTGCCCATTCTCAATGATTATACAGCAACCCTGGAAAAAGTATTAAGAAAATATCCCTTACAGTGGTTCAATTATTACCCCTTCTGGGAAAATCAAACCTGATGAACAGTAAGTTACTTCTTGTATCGGCAAACCGCTTCAATATACCTTACCCGGTTTATCCCTTGGGCATTTCATACCTTGCTACTCATCTTAAAAAGACTTTCCCGGGTTTGCAGCTCCGTTTTTTTGACTGTTTCAACAGGACGAATGAAGATCTGATTTCCGAAATTACCTCCTTTCAGCCACATTATATTGGTGTTTCGTTACGGAACATTGACAATGTTAATTTTTATGAATCGGAAAGCTTTATTTCTACTTATCGTTCGCTGTTTGAAATTATCCGCCGACACAGCCGGGCAAAACTTATTGCGGGAGGTTCGGCATTTTCTTTATTCCCCAAAAAGCTTTTCCAGCTTCTGCAACCCGACTTCGGGATAGTGGGAGAAGGCGAACAGAGCTTTGCCAAACTCATTGAATGTCTTAACCTGGGCAGGGACTACACAACAATAGAAGGGCTCGTATATGCCAACGAATATGCTGTAACCATAAACCCCCGCAGCAACTTTCTTCGTTGTCCCGACCTTGAATTTGAATCCGATTGGTTAAGCTACTATTGGCAACATTCGGGGATGCTGAATATTCAAACCAAACGCGGCTGTCCTTACCATTGTATTTATTGTACTTATCCCCTCATCGAAGGGAGCGAGGTGCGAACCCTCGATGCCGACAAAATTGTTGACACTTTGCAATGGCTTACTAACGAAAAGAACATCAGTTACGTATTTTTTACCGATTCCGTTTTCAATATCAGTAATCCATTCAATACCATCCTTGCCGAAAAAATTATCCAAAGCGGGATAAAAATAAACTGGGGAGCGTATTTTTCGCCCCATTTACTGGATGAAACCCTGCTTTCTCTTTTCCAAAGAGCAGGGCTTACCCATGTGGAGTTTGGTACCGAGTCGTTGAGCGACAAACAACTTGAAAACTATGGCAAACATTTTACTTTTGATGAAGTGTTGGAAAAATCGGAGTTATGCAATCGCTTTCGTGTTTTCTTCTGTCATTCGATGATATTGGGTGGCTATGGCGAAACCGAAGAAACTCTTGCTGAAACTTTTGAAAATTCTAAAAAAATAAAAAATACAGTTTTCTTCCCATTTATCGGGATGCGTATTTACCCCGGAACGCCTCTCCACCGCATTGCCTTAACCGAAGGTACGCTGGATAAAAACGATTCCCTACTTGAACCGGCTTATTATATTTCGAAAAACATTGATCTTACAACACTGAAGGAAAAGGCA from Lentimicrobiaceae bacterium encodes the following:
- a CDS encoding beta-ketoacyl-[acyl-carrier-protein] synthase family protein; the encoded protein is MNRVVITGLGIYSCIGKNLDEVKDSLYYGKSGVIFDASRKQMGFRSALTTHLERPNLKGKLDRRMRIGMAEPAEYAYMATREALQNACISDDFLNENEVGIFYGNDSTAEAVISASETLREKKDTVLLGSGSIFQSMNSTVTMNLSVIFRLKGINFTISGACASGSHSIGMGYVMIKHGLQDIIICGGAQEINPYSMGSFDALSAFSIREDDPQHASRPFDRDRDGLVPSGGAASVILENYDSAVKRGAPILAEVVGYGFSSNGEHISQPNVDGAVRSIEKALREARLSPEQIDYINAHATSTPIGDMNEAIALHKVFGNAHPLLSSTKSMTGHECWMAGASEIVYSMLMMQHNFIAPNINFENPDAYSAHLNIVTETLEKNINIFLSNSFGFGGTNSTLIVKKI
- a CDS encoding acyl carrier protein, translating into MKEEEIIAKINDILIDEFEIEPEQLQPDANLMKTLEIDSLDLVDLVVIIEKNFGFKVKAEEFANIKVLQDFYDYIILRLSNSTSN
- a CDS encoding radical SAM protein, which gives rise to MNSKLLLVSANRFNIPYPVYPLGISYLATHLKKTFPGLQLRFFDCFNRTNEDLISEITSFQPHYIGVSLRNIDNVNFYESESFISTYRSLFEIIRRHSRAKLIAGGSAFSLFPKKLFQLLQPDFGIVGEGEQSFAKLIECLNLGRDYTTIEGLVYANEYAVTINPRSNFLRCPDLEFESDWLSYYWQHSGMLNIQTKRGCPYHCIYCTYPLIEGSEVRTLDADKIVDTLQWLTNEKNISYVFFTDSVFNISNPFNTILAEKIIQSGIKINWGAYFSPHLLDETLLSLFQRAGLTHVEFGTESLSDKQLENYGKHFTFDEVLEKSELCNRFRVFFCHSMILGGYGETEETLAETFENSKKIKNTVFFPFIGMRIYPGTPLHRIALTEGTLDKNDSLLEPAYYISKNIDLTTLKEKAKNSGRNWIFPDEELSPILSRMRERNKKGPLWHHLRT